ATTTTAGGAGATTTTAACTCTATGCCTAAAGTAGAATAAGCTTTGTCTTTTTGTAGGATTGTTTGTAAAGTGTAAATGGAGGGGGTGGAAGACATATTATTGTAGTTGGCTTATGGTTTGTTTTTGGTGGGGAAAAATACCGCCAAAAGAATTATACACGGAAGCATAAACATTAACGAATAGCTTAATATTTTATATATCAAAGGGGTAGATTCGCTATTGTATTGGAATTGCAATAAATTCGTCCCCCATAACCACATTAAAATAAATAATGGTAACAGAATCCACGCATTTATGTCGGCATCTTTTAAGCGATTTGCTGTTGTGATAAAAAATGGCAAAGTCAATACTGCCATAGACACCATACAGCCAAACATATAAAAAAATAATAAATCTCCTAAATCCAATTTGGGATATTGAATGTCAAATAAGATTCTAAAAAGCCCTCGAGTAAAGCTGATACCATAAATTGTAAATATCATTAAACA
The Helicobacter sp. MIT 05-5293 genome window above contains:
- a CDS encoding DUF805 domain-containing protein produces the protein MKAIILIKKFYDSFILPPLYNTITFNFEAKLSRREYLVFWLSILIFVVCLMIFTIYGISFTRGLFRILFDIQYPKLDLGDLLFFYMFGCMVSMAVLTLPFFITTANRLKDADINAWILLPLFILMWLWGTNLLQFQYNSESTPLIYKILSYSLMFMLPCIILLAVFFPTKNKP